A region from the Benincasa hispida cultivar B227 chromosome 12, ASM972705v1, whole genome shotgun sequence genome encodes:
- the LOC120068406 gene encoding acyl carrier protein 1, chloroplastic-like produces MFSIAGSSLSMPSLAASQVSITRISGLKLASAPLGRAIFPLRRNYRQGSLQVCCAAKPETVNKVVEIVRKQLALAEDSNVNGESKFSELGADSLDTVEIVMGLEEEFKISVEEESAQSITTVQEAADLIEDLISKDSSA; encoded by the exons atGTTCTCCATCGCTGGATCTTCGCTTTCCATGCCTTCTCTCGCCGCTAGCCAG GTGTCTATTACCAGGATCTCAGGTTTGAAATTAGCTTCGGCGCCTTTAGGCAGGGCCATTTTTCCCTTGAGAAGGAACTACAGGCAGGGAAGTCTTCAGGTTTGCTGTGCG GCTAAACCAGAGACCGTGAACAAGGTGGTTGAAATTGTGAGGAAACAGCTTGCTTTAGCTGAAGATTCTAATGTCAATGGAGAATCCAAGTTTTCTGAGCTCGGTGCTGATTCTCTTGATACG GTTGAGATAGTGATGGGactggaagaggaatttaaGATCAGCGTTGAAGAAGAGAGCGCTCAAAGCATCACCACCGTCCAAGAGGCTGCCGATCTGATCGAGGACCTCATTTCTAAGGATTCCTCTGCCTAA